One region of Populus trichocarpa isolate Nisqually-1 chromosome 4, P.trichocarpa_v4.1, whole genome shotgun sequence genomic DNA includes:
- the LOC7469974 gene encoding uncharacterized protein LOC7469974: MGNCASPQYKEKVAGGGLNRTSPAKIVHIDGRLQEFREPIKASNVLSLNPNSFLCSSESMYIDRRLPQVPDDEELQVGQLYFLMPLSKSKTPLSLQELCALASKANASLAQSDMGLTQKKHYRIWIDVALKFWPVINGAVRFRFAST; the protein is encoded by the coding sequence ATGGGCAATTGTGCATCGCCTCAGTACAAGGAAAAGGTTGCCGGTGGTGGTCTAAACCGGACATCTCCGGCCAAAATAGTTCACATAGATGGAAGGCTACAGGAATTCAGAGAGCCAATCAAAGCCAGCAACGTACTCTCCCTGAACCCCAACAGCTTCCTCTGCAGTTCAGAATCCATGTACATTGATCGTCGGCTGCCCCAAGTGCCAGATGATGAGGAGCTTCAAGTGGGTCAGCTTTATTTCCTCATGCCACTATCCAAGTCAAAAACCCCGTTATCCCTGCAAGAATTATGCGCCCTTGCTAGTAAAGCTAACGCATCTCTTGCTCAATCGGACATGGGGCTTACGCAGAAAAAACATTACCGTATTTGGATAGATGTGGCACTAAAATTCTGGCCAGTGATCAACGGTGCTGTAAGATTCCGATTCGCATCGACATAA